The nucleotide window AAACATTTCAAGATTTTGAAGTTGTTATCTCAGATAATGGCTCAACTGATAGAACAGAAGGCATTTGTAAATCGTACGCAGCTAAAGATCAAAGGATTCGTTATTACCGAAACGAACAAAATTTAGGAGCCGGTTGGAATTTCAATCGCGTCCTAGAGTTAGCTGATGGCGAGTACTTTCGGTGGGCTTGTCACGACGATTTATGTGCTCCGGCTCTCTTAGCGCAGTGCGTTGCAGTACTTGATGCTCATCCTGAAGTAATTTTGTCTTATCCTAAGACTACTGTCATTAATGAGCATGGACAGGAAATAGAGAAATACGTTGATGGTTTTGATCTGCGATCGCCAAAACCGCACGAAAGATTCGCACAATATCAAAAGTTGGTTCGTCACGGTCATGGATGTCATCCGATTTTTGGTTTGATCCGAACCGATGTTCTCAAATTAACTGCTTGGATGGGTAGTTATCCTTCTTCTGATTTAGTCTTGCTGGGCGAACTCACTCTGAGAGGTCAATTTCACGAAATCCCTGAATATCTCTTTTTTAAACGAGATCATCCTCAGACATCAGTGAGAGCACATAAAGCATTTAGAAAACGGATTGCATGGTATGACCCCAATAAAGAAGGACGACTTTATTTGACTCGATGGAAATGGTTCACTGAATATTTAGCAGCAATTAGACGAACTCAAATGAGTTCGGGTGAGAAACTTTTGTGTTGTTTTCAAATGAGAAGATGGTTGATGTGGAATTGGGTGTTTCTCTCAAAAGATCTACTCAAAGCTCTATCTTGGCCAATCATCCAACCCTTTCTTAACTTGGAATTCAACAGAAAAGAAGTTCAGTTGTAACTTAGCTTAAGCTCACTTGTCAGGAGGTTAAACTGTTTTTTTCACGTTCACCTTCTGATTTATTTGCTTTTACTG belongs to Gloeocapsopsis sp. IPPAS B-1203 and includes:
- a CDS encoding glycosyltransferase family 2 protein produces the protein MKQQPKVSIGMPVYNGEVYLEAALDSLLNQTFQDFEVVISDNGSTDRTEGICKSYAAKDQRIRYYRNEQNLGAGWNFNRVLELADGEYFRWACHDDLCAPALLAQCVAVLDAHPEVILSYPKTTVINEHGQEIEKYVDGFDLRSPKPHERFAQYQKLVRHGHGCHPIFGLIRTDVLKLTAWMGSYPSSDLVLLGELTLRGQFHEIPEYLFFKRDHPQTSVRAHKAFRKRIAWYDPNKEGRLYLTRWKWFTEYLAAIRRTQMSSGEKLLCCFQMRRWLMWNWVFLSKDLLKALSWPIIQPFLNLEFNRKEVQL